From Solibacillus sp. FSL W7-1464:
GACAAGGCTCATTATTTGAAGACGATCCGTCTTTTAACGAACCTGAGCAAACAGAAGAACAAAGCACCGAAACGGTTAGTTATACGGTTACTCGTAAAAAGACAAATAAAAAACGAAATGACTCGTTTCATGAGGATATAGAAATTGAAGAAATTCATCATCACCCAGCCAACTTAGCTTGTGACTGCTGTCTTGGGGAGATGGTAGAGTTCAGTTCAACGTTGATACGTGAAGAGGCAAAATTTATTCCAGCCTCCCTGAAGCGTGTGCAACATTTTGAACATGTGTATGAGTGCAAAACGTGTAAAAACGATGCCCTACTAAAAGCTCAAATTAAACGAGGTAAAGCACCGCAAGGTCCAATCCAAAGAAGCATTGCCGGTCCTACTGTTTTGGCAAAGCTTATCTACGATAAGTTTATCCAGTACTTACCTCTTTACCGTCAGGTAAATGAATGGGAGCGCCATGGACTACATACAAATGATAAAAATCTATCCAATTGGGTAATACGTGTGGCAGAGGATTGGCTTCAACCGCTTTATAATTTGATGAACCAATTATTAACGGCAAAATCTGTGTTGCATATAGATGAAACCTATGCACAAATAATTAAGCGTTCAGATGGAAAGCCAGCTCAATCAAACGCTTATAACTGGGTATGTCGCAGTGTACAAAGTGAAGGTCCCATTATCGTTCTATTTAAGAGCGCTCTTTCTCGAGGGCGCGCTGTATTAGAAGATTTAATTAAGGGATTCAAAGGCACTGTGATCTGTGATGGGTATTCAGCTTACGGTCAATTACCTCATGTTCAATTCGCCAACTGTTGGGCTCACGTACGCCGTTATTGGCTAAAAGCCGATAGTAAAAATGGACGAATAGGCGTGCAGTATTGCGATCGGCTGTTTCATATCGAACGAAAAATCAAACATCTTTCACCGGAAGAGCGCGTGCAAGTTCGCCAACAGGAAGCAAAACCGATCGTCGATGAATTTATGGATTGGATTGATCGTTCGCCTTTCTTCGGTAAAAATGCCATTGCGAAAGCAGCTGAATATACATTAAGCCGTTCATCGGAGTTAAAGGTTTTCCTTGAAAATGGGTATGTCGCCATTGATAACAATCCCGCTGAAAATGCCATTCGTCCAAATGTCATTGGTCGCAAAAACTGGCTCTTCTCCGTGAGTGAAGCAGGTGCTAATGCGAATGCCATTTGTTTGAGTTTGGCTGAAACGGCCAAAGCAAACGGAATTGATTTTTATCAGTACTTGGTAAAGCTGATGACGGAATTACCTAATATATCGTTTCATCAACAACCTGAGATTTTACATAATTACATGCCATGGTCAGAAAATATTCAAGCCACATGTGCAAAATAGCCAGCTAACTGAAAAAAATTTCAGTTAGCTGGCCGTTCGTCGTGCGTACCGTGAAGGTGCGCTATTTTTTATATTTCGGGCTTACGGTTCTTTAGCCACATCTCAAAAAATCTATTAACCTCTAGCTATAAGATGAAGATCTTATAGCTAGAGATTTTTTTTATGGAAACGAAAACCCCCTGCTATGCGGGGGGTTCAAAAAGCTTTTAGCTATGGACAAAAAAAATACTCCAGTCGTACAATTAAATCAGGTCTGGTCAACCATTACGTACGAAAGGAGCTCCAATATTGGATAATAAAAGTTTAGCACATACAACATGAAATTGTAAGTATTACATCGTGTTTGCGCCAAAATATAGAAGAAGAATGATCTACGGAAAAATAAAAGCGGATATCGGTAAAATATTACGTCAACTGTGTGAAAGAAAAGGGTAGAAATCATTGAAGCTACAGCTTGTCCTGATCATATACATATGTTAGTGAGTATTCCCCGAAGCTTAGTGTATCTGCGTTTGTGGGGTATCTCAAAGGGAAAAGCAGTTCGATGATATTCGATCGACGTGCAAATTTGAAATATAAATATGGAAACCGAAAATTTTGGTGTCGAGGATATTATGTGGATACAGTAGGGAGAAACCAAAAAGTCATTCAGGAATATATAAAAAATCAATTGCAGAAAGATCTCCTGGAGGATCAAATGACGATGAAAGAATTCATTGACCCATTCACAGGGGAAGAACTAAATCGAAGAAAAAATAAGTACACCGCTTTAGCGGTAGTCGGAAACGTAGTGCGGTTGGCAGACCTTTCAGAGCGTCTTTAGACGTGGGTCAGTAACCCAGCGTTTCACGCGCAGAGAAAACCACCAGTTCAACTGGTAGTTTTTATTAATAATATACTGTGGAAAGTAAACAATAGAAAAAGAATGGGAGTCAAAAGTAACGGATGTTTTCATTGCTTTTATACCAATTATTCAAAGATAATCCCCTGTAATTTACCTGGAAAAATCAGAAAAAGGCATGTGAGATTTATACATTAATGGTATAATTATTATGGGGAAATAAATATATACTGATGGAACGCCGTATGCGGTGAAAGTCGCATGTACGGTGTAGGCTCTAAACGAAATCTATTTTTTAAAAATAGTATAAGAAGAGAATAGCCAAGAAGATAAAGAAGTAAGTGAAGTTACAGGGACTATTACACTAGCAGATAATTATATTGAAATCGCCGGCAAAGCTTATAGTGCAACACCCGAATTGTCGGGTCTTTTTAATGCTGAAAATAAGCAGGTATTAACAAATGCTGAAGTCACAGTTGCGGTTCAAAATAACGAAATTAAAGAAATAAAGAAATTAACGCTTAATAAAGCGGGAATACTTAATGCAGATGGTGCAGTAATTACAGAATTGATTGTTAATGCAGATCAGGTCAGTCTGGAAAATCTAATCGTTACAGGAAATGTGACATTGACGAATAATGTAACAGATAAATTTAATGTTAATAAGGTGAAAATGGAAAACCTCATAACGCAGGAAACTGCAGAAACAATCACAGATTTACGTGAGGTTGCAGCGGTGAGTACGCGTTTAAAGATTACATTTACAGACTCAACCGTGGCCTATGTAGAAATTCGTCAAGATTATGTACACTTTGCCGTGGGAGGTTCAACACTAGTCGAAACGCTAAGTGTGAGAGCTGAAGGTGCAGTATTTGAGTCACCTACCACTGTTTTACCGAATCTGAAAATTGAAAAAGGTGTCACAAAAGTTGAACTAAATGCTTCAATTGCCAATGTTGTTATTGAAACTGACAATCCTGTTGCAATTAGCGGGAAAGGGAATTTTAAAAGTGTTCTAGTAAACACGATGCAAGAGGTGAAAATTACAACTGAGGGTACGATTGGCAAACTGCAATCAAATGCTCAAAATAGTAATATTGAGTTAGGCGGAACAGTAAAAGTCGGTGAAACGATTGCACATGGTGAAAAAGTAAGTCCTGGAACAATCATTAAAAATATTGATGAGGTGAAAGACAATGTCAATATTGATATGGAAGAAGAGGAGAAAGAATCATATTTTGTTGTGAAGCCGATGCCTGTCAAAGAAAAGTACGGATTATTTACCTTATCTTTAACGAATGCAAATGATGCAACTATTAGATACGAATATGTTGACCAAAATCAAAAGTTACTGACGGAAGGTCAAAGTGTTTCTGAAAATACCAAAATTTACACAGAAGGACAACAAATTAATTGGTGGTTCCTAAAAGATTTACATGTATATAAAGTGGATGCAAATAACAAAGTTGTAGAATCGTTCCGACTTTCTAAAAGTCAATTTCATATTCCTTTAACAGAAACGACAATGACTGGTGATTTAGTGACGATTAAAAGTGTCTATAGTGAAGAACTTATTCTTGAATATTTATATATTGCAGATGAAACATCATTTTGGATGACAGAAGAAAAAGCTCAACTGACAAAAGATGAAAATGGTATTCCCACAGTAAAGGTGAAAGTTGGAAAAGACTTTAAGTTCGACGAAGAGAAAACTTATGCAGTACATTTTAATGTCGAGAGTACAGATGTTAAATCTGGTTTATTAGCAAGTGATATGATTGGAGATTATAATGGTTCTGACGCTGTGAACCTGAATTTACTGAGAAGGTATAAAGAGGAACTGCAACCAGTCGATAAAAATGACGGCTTTTCAGCACAGTATTATTATCATAGACTGGGAGAATTAATTCGTGAAATTAAAAAAGAATATACTAATAGAGCAGAATCTTATTATAAATTTGTATTAGATGATATTTTAAATGAATTAAGAGTATTTAACTCAGTAGAAGAAATGAAAATAGTTATAATGAATGTTGAAACAAGATTAGCTTCAGATATTGAAAAATATAATGAAGCAACAACAGCCCTAAACAAACTTTATCGTGATGACCGTCACGATTATAATTATGAGGATCAATTGCGTCCTGATGTTACAATTGAAGAAATTAATGCCGTCAAGGAGAAAGTAGAGGCGTTACCGGAACAAACGGATAAAGAAACAGTTATGCAAAATTTAGACTCAGTAATGCATATGTTTAGACAAGGACAGTTAAAACCTTTATCAGCGGCAATTGATAAGGAAATGCAAGTCATTTTGGAGAATTTCACCAGTGGTTTAACGGAAACAACATATTCAGAAAGTGAAATCCACAGAGCTTTAGGGGACCTTTCACAATCAGAAGCAATTAAAGCTTTAAATAATGCACATGATATTACCATTTCAATTTGGTATCGTGATAATCAAGTTTCTTATAATTTCAGAAAGGGCGAAGATTGGAGCCGTAATGTTTATTTTCCGTTAGATAATATTATAGTTACTGCCTTTAACCTTGAAGATAACATAACATCCAGACAAGCGCTAAGTATAGAATTGCCACCAGTAACAACAGAGACTGGAGCCACTTATGGGCAAAAGTATAATGAAGCACAGGATTCTTTCCAATATTGGGTTAGTGAAGATGGAAATCCATTTAGTTCTACAATTGAATGGTAAACCATTACTATCAATTAATCTGTAATATTGAGTATTAATACTAAAAATGCACCTCATATATGAGGTGCATTTTTAGATAGCGAACAATCTAATTTAATTTTTAATTGATAATAAATTTTTTAATAGCGGGTTGCGCTAACTTCATACCGTTACTGGACTGAAACTCTGTATCAACAACTAACCAATACTCGCTTGGGTCTAAAGGGATAATAGGTGTAACAGTAAGGGTGGCTGAATCAATAATTTCAATGGATATCGGCTGTTGCTGAAATTGATTATCATATATTTTAATATATTTATTTAAAGGAATTTCAGAGTTTACAGGTAAAGAAAATGATATATTCCACGATTTCATAGGATTTGATGTAACAATAGTTTTCCAGTTCTCACCTCGCAGAGATTCTAATAAGTAATCAGACCTAAGAAACCCATTGCCATACTCTTTGTCATAACCTGGAATACCTAAATCTGTTGTCAAAGTTTTTAACTGCTCCGAAGAATAATTAAGCACATTCGTATGAAGTAAAGCTAATTGACCAGTAAAATAAGCACTGGAAAAAGAAGTCCCGTTTACGATTTTATTAGAACCAAGCATAGTATAATCACGTACTAATAGTTTCTCCCCCGGTGCAACAAAATCAAGAGTATCATTGGTTGTAGAAAAAGAAGAGCGTACGTGATCTTGGTTAATGGAACCTATTGCCAAAACATTTTCGTAGGCTGCAGGATAATAGTATTCTTCCATTCCACTATTTCCAACAGAACTAATAATATTTATGCCTGCTTCAATAGCCTTTTGTATTGCTTGTTGTTCTAAAACATGTGGTGATTTTGCACCAAAACTTAAATTAATTATGTCAACATCAAGTTCAATAGCGTAGTCAACGGCCTTTATTATTGATGAAACATCTAATAACCCTTTGGAATTGGCGGATTTAAGCGGAATTATTTCAATTGGATAAGGTCCAGATATATCGTAAATAATACTCGCCAGGGCTGTGCCGTGTCCATTGTCATCAATTGGCTGTTCGGTTTGATTTATAAAATTTTTGCCGGGGGTAATATTTGATTTTCTTAATAGTTCTTCGCTTATTCCTGTATCAATAATGGCTACTTTTGTTTTTCTTATCGGTTCATAAGACCATGTGAAATTGAAATCGTAATTATCAATATACCATTTTTGATTGTAAATCAAAGAATGTGGTGTATTGGAAATAGTTCGAGTACTATCTTCATGGTAGAGCTGTTTGTTTTCCTTAACGGTACGACTGGAATCATTGGTTGTAATAATAGAGATGTCTACATTTCCTAAATACTCTACAGAGGCACTTGGAATTTGCTCTACTTTGCCTTTACTTAAAAATACTTGGGCAACACTTTCTAGTGGGTAAATTAATAAGCTGCTAAGAAATAGAAATGATAGAACAAACAATCTATACATATAAAACACCTTTCTGATTTGACGGAAATAGGAGGGATACTAGGAATGATTGATCTTACGATATATTCCATCTCTTATATTTCCAAAGGTAACAAGAGGACTTTTATGGTCATATAGCCAATTTGATTAACTAATACAAATTTATTATAGCAATTCCCGTATCAGGAGGGAACTTGAAAATTTAGGTGGTGTAAAAAACCTGTCGGATTCATTAATTTGAACATTGCAGGTTTTTTTCAATTATTATTGCAATATAAAATTCATATAGGTACATTTTGATAGTTTTTATCCTGTAGCACTTTGCAATCCTCATTTGGTTTAATTCAACTGGAGAAGTATTAAAATCTCTCATACTAATTCCTGTGTAAATATCTAAAGTTTTTCCGATGAACTATAGTTAATATTCGTTACTTCGATATTTGCGTTAGCAGGTGACCGAAGCACTGTATCCTTCTGAAAGGGTAATTGACCTGTTATATATATTTCTTGATAGCCGTGCCCATCTTCTTAGTTTTTCAGTAAGCTAACGATGTAATTTCTTAATGAACTATACATCTGATTCACATAATTGTAATGTTTTAAATTTTATGAGCTAATTAATAGTTTGTGAAGAATTACCATTACTTGAAATTCTGTTATACTAATGGAAAAAGGAGTGTTGAAATGAATAAATTCAATAAATATGCAGCCGCCTTATTTTTAACAGTCTCGTCAATTGCATTCATCCATACTCCAGCATTTGCCGAGAGCTTAGAAAAAATAGAGCAAACGAATATTACAATAGAGAACCCATCTTTAGCTAGTGTAGTAGATTTTTCACAAAGCCAGAGACAATTATTTTCGTTGCAGCAAAATGTATATGAAAGTTCAAATTTAAGAGATTTGTCAGCTATTATTACTTCTCAAGCAAACCAATATAAAAATGAGTTTGCAGTGAAGTATTCAGGAGATTCGGCGAATTTAAAAGAAGAGTTATCTACTATTTTCAATGATTATTTAGCAAATAATGATTACGCAAATGGAACGGTAAAATCCTTTTCATTCAATTATGGTGGCACGAGTAATAATGTGACTATCAATATTAAACTCGAATATCATAATACAATCGCCCAAGAAGAATTTATTTCTCAGGAAGTGAAGCGAATTGCAAAAGAAATTATCGAACCTGAAATGTCAGAGGTTGAAAAAATTAAAGCGATTAATGATTATATTGTTTTAAATACCACTTATTCTTATGATACTTCAACAACACCGCATTCAGCCTATGCTCTATTTAATGAAGGGAAAGGGGTTTGCCAGGCGTATGCCTTAGCTGCCTACCGTTTATTAAAGGAAGCAAATTTTGAAGTGCGATATGTGACCGGTTATGCAAATGAACCCCATGCATGGAATTTAGTGAAGGTAGATGGAGAATGGTATCACTTAGACACGACTTGGAACGATCCGGTATTCGGTAACAATGAAGATATGTCTGATTACGTCCGGTATAAATATTTTTTGATTTCAGATAAAGAGATTAATAAAGATCACACTATTGATAACAATGGTTACCCTGCAGCGACAAGTGACCGATTTATTGAATTTAGAACAATAAGTAGCCCGGTTACGATTGGTAATACTCTATATTTTGAAAATCAAAAAGATGATATTAAGCTTTATAAACTAAATATGAATACTTACTCACCAAAAGCAGAGAAGGTATCGGATACTCGAGTACAATATTTAACTTATGCAAATGACGCTCTCTACTTTAGTAACTATTCGAGCGGGGCACACTTATACAAAATGAATTTAGACGGTACTGGAGTAACATTATTAGTCAATAAATTGGTGACAAAAATTGATAAAACTGCGGATGAATTAATCGCTTACTCAAATAATGAAGTAATTTACCGGGAACCTGTCACTAATACAGGACCAGTTACTCCTCCTGATGAAACACCGGATTTAATAAAAATTGCAGCTTTTTCCTCAAGTGTTGAGAAAATGATACTTTTGAGCTCAAGCTTCCGTTTAGATGCTGAAAAATTATTTGAGATGTATGAAGAACTAACAAATAATGAGAAAGCTTTGGTCTCGGTAGATACTCAAAATAAGTTTACCCTTATTGATCAATATTATAAAAAGCTAATTGCATTAAAATTCACGGAAACAGTTGAATGGGATTCGGTAAAAACGGTAAAAGAAATAAATAAACAATGGGCAATTACACTTAGTCACGATGTTGAAAACTTTAATGAGAACTTTTCGAAAATATATGTAGTAGATATGTTTGGAGAAAAGGTAGGAGTGGACTTTGAAGTTAACGGAAATACTATAAATGTAATTCCTGAATCAAACTATACTCAGAATATTGTATATACGCTTGTTGTCCCGGCAGATTTGAAAAATAAAAATGGCGATACGCTTGGGCAAGGTGTACATTTACAGTTTATCGTTAAACCATAGTACAGGCAGGATGACGCTCTTGTAATGGTATAAAACTTTAAACCCCTAGATACCCGACTGTCCATCGGATATTCAGGGGTTTTTCAATTTGTTTTATTTTGTGAATGTAACGTCACCACTACGTGTAAATAGTGTGATTGGTTGCTAACCTTTATTCGTTACAGTTATTTCTTCATTTGCACTAAAATTAATCCACGGTACTTTTGGGGAGCCTTCGAATTGCCCATTACCTGTGTAACCTAAGTTTTTGAATGAGTAACTGCCTGTCTCAGTTGGCTCCTTAATAATAGTCAAAAAAAACGATGAGCACTCCGTAGGTGTTCATCGTTTTTACTGCCAAATAATTTTAATTAGTAATTTTAGTCTTCTTCACTTTCGCATTATCATCTAAACCGGTGATTTTTAGCTGGCCATTGATGAGCTTAAGGGTATATTTTTTTTGACGTTCATAATGCCAGTTATCATCTGTGCTTGTAAAGAAGTCGAATACTTCATAACTGTATAGATTAAACGTGTTTTCATTGACAGTTTCAATAGAAGAAATGTCATTTGAAATGAAATCGTATTGATAACTAAAGCCAAAGTCGTTATGATCAATAACAAATTTACGGTAATCATCTTTTAACTTTGTACCGTCTGCAAAGTAATCCGATACGTAGGAAAAATCACCGTACATTAATGCAAAGCTGTAGTCACTTCTAAAATCATAAAACAGTTGTCGTGCATAATCCTCATACTCATAAGTGAATTCTTCCATCGCCTGTTTTTTCTCTTTTGCAACCTCTTCGGCTTTAATTTTTGCTTGTACATCTGAGAAGGCTAAATGGATTTGTGTGTCTTCCACAGCGACAGTTTCAGATTTCTTTTCTCCACCATCCGCATTTGTAATAGCCTGCAATTTCACCGTGCCATCCGTTGGTATGTTATAAAGCTTTAGTTGCTTGGCAGTTTTCTTTGTACTTTTACCGTTCATCCAAATAATTGCATCATCATAATCCGATGTGATGTTAATTGTTTGATCGCTAAAGTCGAAGAATAGCTCGTACGCATTGCTTCCATCACCGATAATTGTATTTCGTCGTTCATATGTTTGTTTAGATGAGTCATCTGTTACTAATACATTAAATGTATGTATGCCAGGTGTAAAACTTCCAATTATAGTGTCGGAATCTTCAGTAAGTGTAATTGTATCGTCATTCGGTAATGCTACTTCTATATTCGGAACTGAGCTAGAAGCTGTTACTTTAATCGGCTCTAATTGCACTTTAATTTTCTTGTAAAATAATAAATACTTTTCATCGACAACGCTTATTAAGTTATTGCCTTCTTGATCTTGAATAGGACTTAAATATTTTCCTTGTTCAACTGAACGAATCATTTCTTTAATCGTTGGACTAATTGAATTCGTCCAATCTTCTTCTTTCATAAAATCATAAAAGCTTTCGTGGTTTGCTAAAACATCTTTATGCATTGAGAAGTAAGAGAAAAATGCTTCACTATCTTTCATAATAAATGCGCGGTCAGCGTTCGAAAGCTGTTTATAAGGATCAATTGATTTTTGAATGAAGAAGTGAGCACCAATAAGTACGATTGCTAAAGTAATAATAATAGTAAAAGTCAATTTATTTTTTCTCTTCATTTTTGTACGAGTTTTAGGTGCTATTTGTGTTGGTACAGATGTTTTTACAGTTCGGGTTAGTACTTTTTCAGTAGTTTTAGATGGGTATGGGTTACCACATCCCTGACAAAAACGACTGTTATCTGTGTTTTCTTGACCACAAATCGAGCAAATTTCCATTCATCTGTCCCTCCTTTCTTACATATTATACAATATTTATAATTCTAATGTTGTAAATATGAAAATTAAAGGATAGAATTTACACAAATAGTTAAGGAGGAGAAAGTATGTCGATGAATGTGAAGGAGCAACGACAACTGCTTTTACAAAAAAAAGAAGCGCGTGTCTTAAAGATGGTACAGCTTGGTGAAAATGTACACAAAAAATTACTTTTAAATAGTATGGTAGGTTCTGAATTTAAGAGTAACTCAGCAGAGATTTTAAGTTTAGATAAGGAGATTTATAAGTTATCTAAAAGCATTATGGAACAGTCGCAAAATCAAGAGAAATGTGTACAATGTCAAAACCCGATTTCTACAGATATAAAGTTTTGTGGACATTGTGGACAATTAAATTCATATTACGCAGATGTAACTGCTCCGAAAAAGGAATGTGCGATATGCGAAGAGCAAATTGATGGACAGGTACAGTTTTGCCCGTGCTGTGGAACAGAGCAGGGAGGAGTCTAAATGAAGTGTATCCATTGTCAAAATCAGCATGCTCATTTTGAAACATATTGTTCAGCAACAGGAAAGCTTATTGATGACTCGCTAATCCGTAAGTATACATACGAAACGTTAGATTTCTGTATTTCTTGTGGGAATGCTAATAATGAAGATAGTTTACATTGTAGTGAATGCGGTACAGACATGGTTAAAGTTTCATCTAAAAAGAATAATGTCAACAAGCTCATTGATCAAGGTTTAACAGCAATACCAGAAATAAAAAACAGTGTAAACTTTAATAAAAGTAAAACATCTGTAAAGGAGGCCTCGGTAGAACATAAGAACTACATTAGAAAAACACCTCTAATACTTTTACCAGTTACCATTTCAATCGCCATTATTATGTTAATTTCAGCAATATTTATTAATAAATTTAAAGATAATATAGGTTTAATTTCAAAGTTTTTAGAATTAGACGGTATGAATAGTCTTGATGCAGATTTAATAAGCGCTTATTTATCAAATGAGCTTGGTATTCATGTGAATATTCCAGATTTCCCGCTATTTACGATGTTAATTTCATTAATACATAATATTAATTATTCATTTGTCCTTGAAGTGACAGAAATCGGCTCGAAGGAAGTATTTAAAATTGATGAATCTAATGTCTTATTCGGTTTAGTCCTCATCCCTATCATTGCATTAATAATAGGTGCACTTGTTTACGGTTGGATGGCAAGAAAGTATAATTGGCATTTTTGGAGAGGGATTGTTTACTCAACAATTCTTTACACAATATTTTTAACGATTGTTTCAATTTCTGCACGTTTTAAGGCAAATGCAAGCGGTATCGATTATTATGAAGACTTTGTAAAGGTAAAAGTTGAATTATTACCGTCCATTTTTGACAGTATTATTACGGGGGGCGTGCTAACAGCTGTTACTTTTGTATTTTTTGGTTACATTAGTTATGCAGGTAAACAAATTTTAGCGAAACTTGAAAGGGAATGGAAGTATTTCAAATATGCTATGTATGCTTTAGCAGCAACAATTGTTGGACTTGTACTGCACTTTATAAATGCAATTATTGCGTTGAAAAGCAGTGTTGA
This genomic window contains:
- the tnpC gene encoding IS66 family transposase, whose protein sequence is MNDLGNASNEKVIQLLEEQLAYTKEQNKNLTKQIEALTEQIRQLTKALYGSKSEKSKYQAPDGQGSLFEDDPSFNEPEQTEEQSTETVSYTVTRKKTNKKRNDSFHEDIEIEEIHHHPANLACDCCLGEMVEFSSTLIREEAKFIPASLKRVQHFEHVYECKTCKNDALLKAQIKRGKAPQGPIQRSIAGPTVLAKLIYDKFIQYLPLYRQVNEWERHGLHTNDKNLSNWVIRVAEDWLQPLYNLMNQLLTAKSVLHIDETYAQIIKRSDGKPAQSNAYNWVCRSVQSEGPIIVLFKSALSRGRAVLEDLIKGFKGTVICDGYSAYGQLPHVQFANCWAHVRRYWLKADSKNGRIGVQYCDRLFHIERKIKHLSPEERVQVRQQEAKPIVDEFMDWIDRSPFFGKNAIAKAAEYTLSRSSELKVFLENGYVAIDNNPAENAIRPNVIGRKNWLFSVSEAGANANAICLSLAETAKANGIDFYQYLVKLMTELPNISFHQQPEILHNYMPWSENIQATCAK
- a CDS encoding S8 family peptidase, translated to MYRLFVLSFLFLSSLLIYPLESVAQVFLSKGKVEQIPSASVEYLGNVDISIITTNDSSRTVKENKQLYHEDSTRTISNTPHSLIYNQKWYIDNYDFNFTWSYEPIRKTKVAIIDTGISEELLRKSNITPGKNFINQTEQPIDDNGHGTALASIIYDISGPYPIEIIPLKSANSKGLLDVSSIIKAVDYAIELDVDIINLSFGAKSPHVLEQQAIQKAIEAGINIISSVGNSGMEEYYYPAAYENVLAIGSINQDHVRSSFSTTNDTLDFVAPGEKLLVRDYTMLGSNKIVNGTSFSSAYFTGQLALLHTNVLNYSSEQLKTLTTDLGIPGYDKEYGNGFLRSDYLLESLRGENWKTIVTSNPMKSWNISFSLPVNSEIPLNKYIKIYDNQFQQQPISIEIIDSATLTVTPIIPLDPSEYWLVVDTEFQSSNGMKLAQPAIKKFIIN
- a CDS encoding transglutaminase domain-containing protein, which gives rise to MNKFNKYAAALFLTVSSIAFIHTPAFAESLEKIEQTNITIENPSLASVVDFSQSQRQLFSLQQNVYESSNLRDLSAIITSQANQYKNEFAVKYSGDSANLKEELSTIFNDYLANNDYANGTVKSFSFNYGGTSNNVTINIKLEYHNTIAQEEFISQEVKRIAKEIIEPEMSEVEKIKAINDYIVLNTTYSYDTSTTPHSAYALFNEGKGVCQAYALAAYRLLKEANFEVRYVTGYANEPHAWNLVKVDGEWYHLDTTWNDPVFGNNEDMSDYVRYKYFLISDKEINKDHTIDNNGYPAATSDRFIEFRTISSPVTIGNTLYFENQKDDIKLYKLNMNTYSPKAEKVSDTRVQYLTYANDALYFSNYSSGAHLYKMNLDGTGVTLLVNKLVTKIDKTADELIAYSNNEVIYREPVTNTGPVTPPDETPDLIKIAAFSSSVEKMILLSSSFRLDAEKLFEMYEELTNNEKALVSVDTQNKFTLIDQYYKKLIALKFTETVEWDSVKTVKEINKQWAITLSHDVENFNENFSKIYVVDMFGEKVGVDFEVNGNTINVIPESNYTQNIVYTLVVPADLKNKNGDTLGQGVHLQFIVKP
- a CDS encoding TcaA 3rd/4th domain-containing protein, with the protein product MEICSICGQENTDNSRFCQGCGNPYPSKTTEKVLTRTVKTSVPTQIAPKTRTKMKRKNKLTFTIIITLAIVLIGAHFFIQKSIDPYKQLSNADRAFIMKDSEAFFSYFSMHKDVLANHESFYDFMKEEDWTNSISPTIKEMIRSVEQGKYLSPIQDQEGNNLISVVDEKYLLFYKKIKVQLEPIKVTASSSVPNIEVALPNDDTITLTEDSDTIIGSFTPGIHTFNVLVTDDSSKQTYERRNTIIGDGSNAYELFFDFSDQTINITSDYDDAIIWMNGKSTKKTAKQLKLYNIPTDGTVKLQAITNADGGEKKSETVAVEDTQIHLAFSDVQAKIKAEEVAKEKKQAMEEFTYEYEDYARQLFYDFRSDYSFALMYGDFSYVSDYFADGTKLKDDYRKFVIDHNDFGFSYQYDFISNDISSIETVNENTFNLYSYEVFDFFTSTDDNWHYERQKKYTLKLINGQLKITGLDDNAKVKKTKITN
- a CDS encoding double zinc ribbon domain-containing protein; translation: MSMNVKEQRQLLLQKKEARVLKMVQLGENVHKKLLLNSMVGSEFKSNSAEILSLDKEIYKLSKSIMEQSQNQEKCVQCQNPISTDIKFCGHCGQLNSYYADVTAPKKECAICEEQIDGQVQFCPCCGTEQGGV